In the Brevundimonas sp. MF30-B genome, GGGCGGCGGCGGTCATCCCCGCAGCCCCGTACACGAAGCCCCAGATCACGACATAGATCCCGAAATAGAGCCCCGCCCAGTTCAGCTCGCCGCCACGCCGGCCGACACGCAGGCCCCGGCCCAGCGACGACCACCCGTCGAAGATCGTACGCTCGCTGGCCAGGGTCCATCGCCCCACGGCGTCGGCCAGGGCGATCTTAAGGATTGTGCCTATGATGGCGGCCCACAGAAGGGCGTAGCCGAAGCGTGAGCCGGCGATGAGGGTGGCGACCAGATCGCCCGCCCCCACGCCGGTCGCCGCGACGACGATGCCGGGGCCGATCAGGGACCAGCGCGGTTTCGCTTCGTCGCTCAAGCCGTCGTCCCCCGCCCGGCGCCTGTCGATCAGCCCTGCGGCAGATCCTCGGACAGGATCGCCATTTCAAACATGAAGGAGCCGGCTTCGTCCTCGTCCTCGTAAATGACGCCGACGAACTCATCGTCAACGTAGACCTCGGCCGAGTCGGCGACCTTGCGGGGCTTCACCTTGATGCCGCCGTGGTTGAACGTGCGCTTCAGGTGGGTTTCGACGTTCTTGAGATCGGTGTCTTTCACGGCTCGGCCTCGGTGTTCGTGTTGGCGGCGGACCCTAGAGAAGGGCTCGGCGCAATGAAACCCCGCCTGCGGCTCAGATGACGAAGTCGTAGACGATGTCGGCCAGCGTATGGTCCATGGTCCGTGCCGGCGTGGCTTCGGTCGGGCAGTTGACAAGGCGTGCGGGCACGCCAGCCACGGTGCAGCCGGCCGGCACAGGCTTCAGCACCACCGAGCCCGAGGCCACCTTGGCGTAATCGCCCACCACGATGTTGCCCAGCACGCTGGCGCCTGCGCCCAGCAGGACGCCGCGACCGATTTTCGGATGCCGGTCGCCGCGCTCGGCCCCCGTCCCGCCCAGCGTCACGCCATGCAGCATCGACACCTCGTCGCCCACCACGGCCGTCTCGCCGATGACGATGCCTGTGCCGTGATCGAGAAAAACCCCCGAGCCCATCTGAGCCGCCGGGTGAATGTCCAACTGGAACAGCTCCGAAATCCGGCTCTGGAAATGGAAGGCCAGGGTTTCGCGGCCCCGAGTCCACAGCCAGTGCGAAACGCGCCAGGCCTGGAGCGCCTGGAAGCCTTTGAAGTAGAGAAACGGTTGCAGCAGTGACCGGATCGCCGGATCGCGTTCCGCCACGGCCTGCAGGTCGGCCTCGGCCGCCGACACCATGGCGGGGTCGGCGCGATACGCTTCCAGACACACTTCGCGCAGTGTCATGGCGCCCAGTTCGGCATCGCCAAGCTTGCGCGCGATCTGAAAGCTCAGTGCACCGGACAGGTCGTCATGGGCCAGGATCACGGCGTTGACCTGGCTGGCCAGGCGCGGCTCCTCCAGCGCGGCGGCCTCGGCCGAGGCGCGCAGCAGCG is a window encoding:
- a CDS encoding DUF3126 family protein, whose protein sequence is MKDTDLKNVETHLKRTFNHGGIKVKPRKVADSAEVYVDDEFVGVIYEDEDEAGSFMFEMAILSEDLPQG
- the cysE gene encoding serine O-acetyltransferase, translating into MSQPTPRLEVVAPASEVWSLLRASAEAAALEEPRLASQVNAVILAHDDLSGALSFQIARKLGDAELGAMTLREVCLEAYRADPAMVSAAEADLQAVAERDPAIRSLLQPFLYFKGFQALQAWRVSHWLWTRGRETLAFHFQSRISELFQLDIHPAAQMGSGVFLDHGTGIVIGETAVVGDEVSMLHGVTLGGTGAERGDRHPKIGRGVLLGAGASVLGNIVVGDYAKVASGSVVLKPVPAGCTVAGVPARLVNCPTEATPARTMDHTLADIVYDFVI